Proteins found in one Micromonospora sp. WMMD1082 genomic segment:
- a CDS encoding glycosyltransferase family 1 protein, translating to MTAGRPPRVLIDATSVPVDRGGVGRYVDGLLGALGKVCGSAVDLAVVSLRTDLERYRRMLPGAQIIPAPAAVAHRPARLAWEQTGLPLLAQQVGAEVLHSPFYTCPLRAGCPVTVTVHDATFFTEPEHYDKSRRTFFRSAIKTSLRRADRVIVPSKATRDELIRLLDADPTRIDVAYHGVDHAAFHAPGDEEKARVRARLGLGASSYVAFLGAKEPRKNVPNLIRGWARAVADRQDPPALVIAGGQGHDDDIDRAVTEVPSHLRLLRPGYLRYADLPGFLGGALVAAYPSYGEGFGLPILEAMACAAPVLTTPRLSLPEVGGDAVAYTSEDPDQIATDLAALLDDEPRRLSLAKAGFDRAKEFTWESSAEVHIAAWTRARA from the coding sequence GTGACCGCCGGTCGCCCGCCCCGCGTGCTCATCGACGCCACGAGTGTTCCCGTCGATCGCGGCGGCGTCGGTAGATACGTCGACGGTCTGCTCGGTGCGCTGGGCAAGGTGTGCGGGTCGGCGGTGGATCTGGCCGTGGTCAGCCTCCGCACGGATCTGGAGCGCTACCGCCGGATGCTGCCCGGCGCCCAGATCATCCCCGCCCCGGCGGCAGTCGCACACCGGCCCGCCCGGCTCGCCTGGGAGCAGACCGGCCTGCCCCTGCTCGCCCAGCAGGTCGGCGCCGAGGTCCTGCACTCGCCCTTCTACACCTGTCCGTTGCGGGCTGGCTGCCCGGTCACGGTGACCGTGCACGACGCGACCTTCTTCACCGAACCGGAGCACTACGACAAGTCCCGCCGCACGTTCTTCCGCAGCGCCATCAAGACCTCGCTGCGTCGCGCGGACCGGGTGATCGTGCCCAGCAAGGCGACCCGCGACGAGCTGATCCGGCTGCTGGACGCCGATCCGACCCGGATCGACGTGGCGTACCACGGCGTCGACCACGCCGCCTTCCATGCCCCCGGCGACGAGGAGAAGGCCCGGGTACGCGCCCGACTGGGCCTCGGCGCCAGCAGCTACGTCGCGTTCCTCGGTGCCAAGGAGCCCCGCAAGAACGTGCCGAACCTGATCCGTGGCTGGGCCCGGGCGGTCGCCGATCGGCAGGATCCGCCCGCGTTGGTGATCGCCGGTGGGCAGGGGCACGACGACGACATCGACCGCGCGGTCACCGAGGTGCCGTCGCACCTGCGGCTGCTGCGCCCCGGCTACCTGCGCTACGCCGACCTGCCCGGCTTCCTCGGCGGAGCGCTGGTGGCCGCCTACCCGTCGTACGGTGAGGGGTTCGGGTTGCCGATCCTGGAGGCGATGGCGTGCGCCGCCCCGGTGCTCACCACGCCCCGGCTGTCGCTGCCGGAGGTCGGCGGCGACGCGGTGGCGTACACCAGCGAGGATCCGGACCAGATCGCCACCGACCTGGCCGCGCTGCTCGACGACGAGCCGCGCCGGCTGTCGCTGGCCAAGGCCGGCTTCGATCGGGCGAAGGAGTTCACCTGGGAGTCGAGCGCCGAGGTGCACATCGCGGCGTGGACCAGGGCGCGGGCCTGA
- the cofD gene encoding 2-phospho-L-lactate transferase: MRIVVLTGGIGGARFLLGVRAYAREVGAEVTAVVNVGDDLRLHGLRICPDLDSVLYTLGGGADPERGWGRIDESWTVKEELAAYGAEPGWFGLGDRDIATHLVRTTMLDAGYPLHAVTQALATRWQPGVRLLPATDDRLETHAVVDADGGQRAIHFQEWWVRHRAQVPTHRFVFVGAESAKPAPGVTEAITGADVVLVAPSNPVVSIAPILAVPGLREAVTDGPAPVVGVSPIIGGAPVRGMADRCLAVVDVECSAAGVGGLYGGRAAGGLLDGWLVAEEDAGTLVPDVTVRAVPLRMTDEAATAAMVRAAVELT, from the coding sequence ATGCGCATCGTGGTTCTGACCGGCGGAATCGGCGGTGCCCGGTTCCTGCTCGGGGTGCGGGCGTACGCCCGCGAGGTGGGCGCCGAGGTGACCGCCGTGGTCAACGTCGGCGACGACCTCCGCCTGCACGGGCTCCGGATCTGCCCGGACCTGGACAGCGTCCTCTACACCCTGGGCGGCGGTGCCGACCCGGAGCGGGGCTGGGGGCGAATCGACGAGAGCTGGACGGTCAAGGAGGAACTGGCCGCGTACGGTGCCGAACCGGGCTGGTTCGGGCTGGGCGACCGGGACATCGCCACCCACCTGGTCCGCACCACCATGTTGGACGCGGGCTATCCGCTGCACGCGGTCACCCAGGCGCTGGCGACGCGCTGGCAGCCCGGCGTACGCCTGCTGCCGGCGACCGACGACCGCCTGGAGACGCACGCGGTCGTCGACGCCGACGGCGGCCAGCGGGCGATCCACTTCCAGGAGTGGTGGGTGCGGCACCGGGCGCAGGTGCCGACCCACCGGTTCGTCTTCGTCGGCGCGGAGTCGGCCAAGCCGGCGCCCGGCGTGACGGAGGCGATCACCGGAGCCGACGTGGTGCTCGTGGCACCGAGCAACCCGGTGGTCAGCATCGCACCGATTCTGGCCGTGCCGGGCCTGCGCGAGGCGGTCACGGACGGCCCCGCCCCGGTCGTCGGGGTGTCGCCGATCATCGGCGGTGCACCGGTACGGGGCATGGCCGACCGCTGCCTGGCGGTGGTCGACGTCGAGTGCAGCGCCGCCGGGGTCGGCGGTCTGTACGGTGGGCGGGCCGCCGGCGGCCTGCTCGACGGCTGGCTGGTGGCCGAGGAGGACGCGGGCACGCTGGTGCCGGACGTGACGGTCCGCGCGGTGCCGCTGCGGATGACCGACGAGGCGGCGACGGCGGCGATGGTCCGCGCCGCGGTGGAGTTGACGTGA
- a CDS encoding sugar phosphate nucleotidyltransferase, which yields MIYVVIPAGGSGTRLWPLSRAGHPKFLHPFTGTSASLLQTTVERLEPLTTPERTMVVTGAAHAAAVARQLTGLPEENILVEPSPRDSCAAIALAAAVIAVRDPDAVMGSFAADHLIGDPQQWVATVQEAVRGAEQGLLMTVGITPTRPETGYGYLRTGEPVGGGPMRPVIEFKEKPSAEVAEAYVRSGHYLWNAGMFVWRVSAFLAELARQQPALHTGVTAIAAAWGSGEQDDVLGAVWPTLPKISVDYAVMEGAAAAGRVATVPGDFRWNDVGDFHTLGEVLPPDADGNVVLGADAKADVLLRDSSGLVVAPYSGRLVATVGVRDLIVVDTADALLVCSREHAQGVKSIVDELKARGADGLV from the coding sequence GTGATCTATGTCGTCATTCCGGCGGGTGGCAGCGGCACACGGTTGTGGCCGCTGTCCCGAGCCGGCCATCCCAAGTTCCTCCACCCGTTCACCGGCACCTCCGCGTCGCTGCTCCAGACGACGGTGGAGCGGCTGGAGCCGCTGACCACCCCGGAGCGCACCATGGTGGTCACCGGCGCCGCACACGCCGCCGCCGTGGCCCGCCAGCTGACCGGTCTGCCGGAGGAGAACATCCTGGTCGAGCCCTCGCCACGGGACTCCTGCGCCGCCATCGCGCTGGCCGCGGCCGTGATCGCCGTACGCGATCCGGACGCGGTGATGGGCTCGTTCGCCGCGGACCACCTGATCGGGGACCCGCAGCAGTGGGTGGCCACGGTGCAGGAGGCGGTCCGGGGGGCGGAGCAGGGGTTGCTGATGACCGTCGGGATCACCCCGACCCGGCCGGAGACCGGCTACGGATACCTGCGGACCGGCGAGCCGGTCGGCGGCGGCCCGATGCGTCCGGTGATCGAGTTCAAGGAGAAGCCGAGCGCGGAGGTGGCCGAGGCGTACGTCCGGTCGGGCCACTACCTCTGGAACGCCGGCATGTTCGTCTGGCGGGTGTCGGCGTTCCTCGCCGAGCTGGCGCGGCAGCAGCCCGCCCTGCACACCGGGGTGACGGCGATCGCGGCCGCGTGGGGCAGCGGCGAGCAGGACGACGTGCTCGGCGCGGTCTGGCCGACACTGCCGAAGATCTCGGTCGACTACGCGGTGATGGAGGGCGCGGCCGCCGCCGGGCGGGTGGCGACCGTACCGGGCGACTTCCGGTGGAACGACGTGGGCGACTTCCACACCCTCGGCGAGGTGCTGCCGCCGGACGCCGACGGCAATGTGGTGCTCGGCGCGGACGCCAAGGCCGACGTGCTGCTGCGCGACAGCAGTGGACTGGTCGTGGCGCCCTACTCCGGCCGGCTGGTGGCCACCGTCGGGGTACGCGATCTCATCGTGGTGGACACCGCCGACGCGTTGCTGGTCTGCTCCCGGGAACACGCCCAGGGCGTCAAGTCGATCGTGGACGAACTCAAGGCGCGGGGTGCGGACGGGCTCGTCTGA
- a CDS encoding coenzyme F420-0:L-glutamate ligase, whose protein sequence is MRLEILPVPGIGHVTEGDDLAALIGGAAPWLRDGDVLVVTSKIVSKAEGRLVDVPADGPDRQAARDRVLAAESVRAVAARGDTQIVQTRHGFVMASAGIDASNVDKTRLVLLPEDPDASARALRAGLRQRYGVDVAVIVSDTMGRPWRNGLTDVALGVAGMAAIRDHRGEVDPYGNELVLTQMAVVDELAAAGELIKGKRDQMPVAVIRGYLVPPLPDDGEGTRVLVRDAAMDLFSLGTAEAKAVGFAAAATLPDHPGSVAPDPTVVDRAIAAVAGVIAPGTVFTQVTDDDVRGGLVATVPGWPPHANGLVLCSPPTPVGPVQLVRFGTDVQRLRTALAAHNVPTQLLPPPNATTAAATLAL, encoded by the coding sequence GTGAGACTGGAGATCCTGCCGGTGCCCGGCATCGGGCATGTGACCGAGGGCGACGACCTGGCGGCGCTGATCGGGGGCGCGGCACCCTGGCTGCGCGACGGTGACGTGCTGGTGGTGACCAGCAAGATCGTTTCCAAGGCCGAGGGACGGCTGGTGGACGTGCCGGCGGACGGCCCGGACCGGCAGGCCGCCCGGGACAGGGTGCTGGCGGCCGAGAGCGTACGGGCGGTGGCGGCCCGGGGCGACACCCAGATCGTGCAGACCCGCCACGGCTTCGTGATGGCCTCGGCCGGGATCGACGCCTCCAACGTCGACAAGACCCGGCTGGTGCTGCTTCCGGAGGACCCGGACGCCTCGGCGCGGGCGCTGCGCGCCGGCCTGCGCCAGCGGTACGGCGTGGACGTGGCGGTGATCGTCAGCGACACCATGGGCCGGCCCTGGCGCAACGGGCTGACCGACGTGGCGCTCGGCGTCGCCGGGATGGCCGCCATCCGCGACCACCGGGGCGAGGTCGACCCGTACGGCAACGAGCTGGTGCTGACGCAGATGGCGGTGGTCGACGAGCTGGCCGCGGCGGGCGAACTGATCAAGGGAAAGCGCGACCAGATGCCGGTGGCGGTGATCCGCGGTTACCTGGTCCCGCCGCTGCCGGACGACGGCGAGGGGACCCGGGTCCTGGTCCGGGATGCCGCGATGGACCTGTTCTCGCTCGGCACCGCCGAGGCGAAGGCGGTCGGGTTCGCGGCCGCCGCCACCCTGCCGGACCACCCGGGCAGCGTCGCACCCGACCCGACGGTGGTCGACCGGGCGATCGCGGCGGTCGCCGGCGTGATCGCGCCCGGCACGGTCTTCACCCAGGTCACCGACGATGACGTACGCGGCGGCCTGGTCGCTACCGTGCCGGGCTGGCCGCCACACGCCAACGGTCTGGTGCTCTGCTCCCCGCCCACCCCTGTGGGTCCGGTCCAACTGGTCCGCTTCGGCACCGACGTACAACGCCTGCGCACCGCCCTGGCGGCCCACAACGTCCCCACCCAACTCCTCCCACCACCCAACGCCACCACCGCCGCCGCCACCCTCGCCCTCTGA
- a CDS encoding winged helix-turn-helix domain-containing protein: MLKIHFSAEDIFRTRVAPAADPVWEVVLSLHLLAGRSRDSLLAGWRREVSRELRQQEDVDALRLLSALSPPRGYFPDFLTPYESLHGFEAGMEALRRTPVALLQRDLTLLANGRSGSLPAGVAALARGEPDALGHLTETMGRYRELALGPYWPRVQAAVEADRVRRARAMLDGGIEGLLTTLRPGVRWESGALEIPAYPSNRELHLRGRGLLLVPSFFCANTPVALLDPQLPPVLVYPVDRLGGLTADRAGADGTGREALTALLGRTRAAVLAATDDGCTTGELARRLHISAAAASQHATVLRNAGLLISQRDRNTVLHTLTPLGRAVLTS; encoded by the coding sequence ATGCTGAAGATCCATTTCTCTGCCGAGGACATTTTCCGGACCCGGGTGGCACCGGCGGCAGATCCGGTCTGGGAAGTGGTGCTGAGCCTGCACCTGTTGGCCGGACGCAGCCGTGACTCGCTGTTGGCCGGCTGGCGTCGTGAGGTCTCGCGCGAGCTGCGCCAGCAGGAGGACGTCGACGCCCTGCGGCTGCTGTCCGCGTTGAGCCCACCGCGTGGCTACTTTCCGGACTTCCTCACCCCTTACGAGAGCCTGCACGGGTTCGAGGCGGGGATGGAGGCGTTGCGACGCACCCCTGTCGCGCTGCTGCAACGCGACCTGACGCTGCTCGCCAACGGCAGGAGCGGGAGTCTGCCCGCCGGCGTCGCCGCGCTGGCCCGGGGCGAGCCGGATGCCCTGGGGCACCTGACCGAGACGATGGGTCGCTACCGGGAGTTGGCCCTCGGGCCGTACTGGCCGCGGGTCCAGGCGGCGGTGGAGGCCGACCGCGTCCGCCGGGCGCGGGCCATGCTCGACGGCGGCATCGAGGGGCTGCTGACCACGCTGCGGCCGGGCGTGCGCTGGGAGTCGGGGGCGCTGGAGATCCCCGCTTACCCGAGCAACCGGGAGCTGCACCTGCGGGGTCGAGGGCTGCTGCTGGTGCCGTCGTTCTTCTGCGCGAACACTCCGGTCGCGCTGCTCGACCCGCAGCTGCCCCCGGTGCTGGTCTACCCGGTGGACCGGCTGGGCGGACTGACCGCCGATCGCGCCGGGGCGGACGGTACGGGCCGGGAGGCGCTGACCGCGTTGCTCGGCCGTACCCGCGCGGCCGTCCTCGCCGCCACCGACGACGGCTGCACCACCGGCGAACTGGCGCGCCGCTTGCACATCTCGGCGGCCGCGGCCAGTCAGCACGCCACCGTCCTCCGCAACGCCGGCCTGCTGATCAGCCAGCGCGACCGCAACACCGTCCTGCACACCCTCACCCCGCTGGGCCGCGCCGTCCTCACCTCATAG
- a CDS encoding bifunctional FO biosynthesis protein CofGH: MVDRSEPGPGDAGVRRALRRAAAGRALDVDEASALLTARGSALEELLAIAGSIRDAGLRDAGRPGVVTYSKKVFIPLTRLCRDRCHYCTFATVPHRLPAAFLDRDEVLAIARAGAAQGCKEALFTLGDRPEARWPAARQWLDERGYESTLDYLRACAVAVLEETGLLPHLNPGVLSWSELQRLKPVAPSMGMMLETTATRLWSEPGGPHYGSPDKEPAVRLRVLDDAGRVGVPFTTGILIGIGENLTERVDAIFAMRRAHREYGHLQEVIVQNFRAKPDTAMRGMPDAELHDLAATVAVARVLLGPKARIQAPPNLIAGEYDLLLRAGIDDWGGVSPVTPDHVNPERPWPHLDELAARTAAAGFTLRERLTVYPEYVRAGEPWLDPRLLPHVTALADPATGLAVASARPVGRPWQEPDETYAGGRTDLHVTIDTTGRTEDRRGDFDHVYGDWSEVAAKVAVPPARAGTVDGPAADAGQRPGVGRQATAGSGDADLRAGLRLAADDPAALLEPRHVDAALALFGADGPALDELCRTADELRRAAVGDDVTYVVNRNINFSNVCYVGCRFCAFAQRERDADAYRLSVEQVADRAREAWDAGAGEVCLQGGIDPKLPVTIYADLVRAIKARVPQMHVHAFSPMEIVTAAAKAGVSVREWLTGLREAGLDTIPGTAAEILDDEVRWVLTKGKLPTTAWVEVVSTAHELGIRSSSTMMYGHVDHPAHWLAHFRVLAGVQDRTGGFTEFVALPFVHTNAPIYLAGIARPGPTWRENRVVHAMARVLLHGRIDNIQCSWVKLGDAGTAEMLRSGCNDLGGTLMEETISRMAGSGNGSARTEEQLRAIAASAGRPARRRTTAYGHVPA; encoded by the coding sequence ATGGTTGATCGGAGCGAGCCTGGGCCGGGCGACGCGGGCGTACGGCGGGCGCTGCGCCGGGCCGCCGCCGGGCGGGCGCTCGACGTCGACGAGGCGTCCGCACTGCTGACCGCCCGGGGCTCGGCGTTGGAGGAACTGCTCGCCATCGCCGGGTCGATCCGCGACGCGGGCCTGCGTGATGCCGGCCGGCCCGGCGTGGTGACGTACTCGAAGAAGGTCTTCATCCCGCTGACCCGGCTCTGCCGGGACCGCTGCCACTACTGCACGTTCGCGACCGTGCCGCACCGGTTGCCGGCGGCCTTTCTGGACCGCGACGAGGTGCTCGCCATCGCCCGGGCCGGCGCCGCGCAGGGCTGTAAGGAGGCCCTGTTCACCCTCGGCGACCGGCCGGAGGCGCGCTGGCCGGCGGCCCGGCAGTGGCTGGACGAACGGGGCTACGAGTCCACCCTGGACTACCTGCGCGCCTGTGCGGTGGCGGTGTTGGAGGAGACCGGCCTGCTGCCGCACCTGAACCCGGGGGTGCTCTCCTGGTCGGAGCTGCAACGGCTCAAGCCGGTCGCGCCGAGCATGGGGATGATGCTGGAGACGACGGCCACCCGGCTCTGGTCCGAGCCGGGTGGCCCGCACTACGGCTCACCCGACAAGGAACCGGCGGTGCGGTTGCGGGTGCTCGACGACGCCGGGCGGGTGGGCGTCCCGTTCACCACGGGCATCCTGATCGGCATCGGCGAGAACCTCACCGAGCGGGTCGACGCGATCTTCGCGATGCGGCGGGCGCACCGGGAGTACGGCCACCTCCAGGAGGTGATCGTGCAGAACTTCCGGGCGAAGCCGGACACGGCGATGCGCGGCATGCCCGACGCCGAACTGCACGACCTGGCGGCCACCGTGGCGGTGGCCCGGGTGCTGCTCGGGCCGAAGGCCCGCATCCAGGCGCCGCCCAACCTGATCGCCGGCGAGTACGACCTGCTGCTGCGGGCCGGCATCGACGACTGGGGCGGTGTGTCGCCGGTGACGCCGGACCACGTCAACCCGGAGCGGCCCTGGCCGCACCTGGACGAGCTGGCGGCCCGCACGGCCGCCGCCGGCTTCACCCTGCGGGAGCGGCTGACCGTCTACCCGGAGTACGTCCGCGCCGGCGAGCCGTGGCTGGATCCGCGCCTGCTGCCGCACGTGACGGCGCTGGCGGATCCGGCGACCGGGCTGGCGGTGGCGTCGGCCCGGCCGGTGGGCCGACCATGGCAGGAGCCGGACGAGACGTACGCCGGCGGCCGTACCGACCTGCACGTCACCATCGACACCACCGGGCGTACGGAGGATCGGCGGGGCGACTTCGACCACGTCTACGGCGACTGGTCGGAGGTCGCGGCCAAGGTCGCCGTACCGCCGGCGCGGGCGGGCACTGTCGACGGCCCGGCGGCGGATGCGGGCCAGCGGCCCGGGGTCGGCCGGCAGGCCACCGCGGGCTCCGGTGACGCGGATCTGCGGGCCGGGCTGCGGCTGGCCGCCGATGACCCGGCGGCGTTGCTGGAGCCCCGACACGTCGATGCCGCGCTGGCGCTCTTCGGCGCGGACGGCCCGGCGCTGGACGAGCTGTGCCGTACCGCCGACGAGCTGCGCCGGGCGGCGGTCGGCGACGACGTCACCTACGTGGTGAACCGCAACATCAACTTCAGCAACGTCTGCTACGTGGGCTGCCGGTTCTGTGCCTTCGCGCAGCGGGAGCGGGATGCCGACGCGTACCGGCTCTCGGTGGAGCAGGTCGCCGACCGGGCGCGGGAGGCATGGGACGCCGGTGCCGGCGAGGTGTGCCTGCAGGGTGGCATCGACCCGAAGTTGCCGGTGACGATCTACGCCGACCTGGTGCGGGCGATCAAGGCGCGGGTGCCGCAGATGCACGTGCACGCCTTCTCGCCGATGGAGATCGTCACCGCCGCGGCCAAGGCCGGCGTGTCGGTGCGGGAGTGGCTGACCGGGTTGCGGGAGGCCGGCCTGGACACCATCCCCGGGACCGCGGCGGAGATCCTCGACGACGAGGTGCGCTGGGTGTTGACCAAGGGCAAGCTGCCGACCACCGCCTGGGTCGAGGTGGTCAGCACGGCCCACGAGCTGGGCATCCGGTCCAGCTCCACGATGATGTACGGCCACGTCGACCACCCCGCTCACTGGTTGGCGCACTTCCGGGTGCTGGCCGGCGTGCAGGACCGTACCGGTGGCTTCACCGAGTTCGTGGCGCTGCCGTTCGTGCACACCAACGCCCCGATCTACCTTGCCGGCATCGCCCGACCCGGGCCGACCTGGCGAGAGAACCGGGTGGTGCACGCGATGGCCCGGGTGCTGCTGCACGGCCGGATCGACAACATCCAGTGCTCGTGGGTGAAGCTGGGCGACGCGGGCACGGCGGAGATGCTGCGCAGTGGCTGCAATGACCTGGGCGGCACGCTGATGGAGGAGACCATCTCGCGGATGGCGGGCTCCGGCAACGGGTCGGCGCGTACGGAGGAGCAGCTGCGGGCGATCGCGGCGTCGGCGGGCCGGCCGGCGCGTCGGCGTACGACCGCCTACGGCCACGTCCCCGCCTAG
- a CDS encoding NUDIX domain-containing protein: MLTPRVVDGSPHSDAAGWAELHADATALLAGWTPTSPDAVDTRDRTLDLLGAGPVAMSREHRPGHVTASALVFDATGGRVLLCLHGKFHKWVQLGGHCEPGDRTLAGAALREATEESGIPGLRVDPVPIDVDVHPVACQGGSLHHDVRFAVFAPVGAVERVSAESEALGWFPPERLPHPLAGGTARLVAPGLAAFRRARPHPAP, from the coding sequence TTGTTGACGCCCCGGGTGGTGGACGGTTCCCCGCACAGCGACGCGGCCGGCTGGGCGGAGTTGCACGCCGACGCGACCGCCCTGCTCGCCGGCTGGACGCCGACCAGCCCGGACGCCGTCGACACCCGCGATCGCACCCTCGACCTGCTGGGCGCCGGGCCGGTCGCGATGAGCCGCGAGCACCGTCCCGGCCACGTCACCGCCAGCGCGCTGGTCTTCGACGCGACCGGTGGACGGGTGCTGCTCTGCCTGCACGGCAAGTTCCACAAGTGGGTGCAGCTGGGCGGGCACTGCGAGCCGGGCGACCGGACGCTGGCCGGCGCGGCCCTGCGCGAGGCCACCGAGGAGTCGGGCATCCCCGGCCTGCGGGTGGATCCGGTGCCGATCGACGTGGACGTGCACCCGGTGGCCTGCCAGGGCGGGTCGCTGCACCACGACGTCCGCTTCGCCGTGTTCGCCCCGGTGGGGGCGGTGGAACGGGTGAGCGCGGAGTCCGAGGCGCTGGGCTGGTTCCCGCCGGAGCGGCTGCCGCATCCGCTGGCCGGCGGGACGGCCCGGCTCGTCGCGCCGGGCCTGGCGGCCTTCAGACGAGCCCGTCCGCACCCCGCGCCTTGA
- a CDS encoding TIGR03089 family protein yields the protein MADNIARVFADAIATDPNRPLLTWYDDATGERTELSGATLANWVAKTANLLVDELALGPDATAAVLLPPHWQSAAVLLGCWSAGLTVADRPGEVDVLFAATDRTAEADAWSAGDRYALALHPFALPLREVPAGFADYVTEVRAHGDHFGAYPPGGPDHAALRDRATTRAAELGISPGDRLLVDVDRHPDPLDWLLAPLSAGATLVLCAHPDPARLADRQSTERATRTIA from the coding sequence ATGGCCGACAACATTGCCCGGGTGTTCGCCGACGCGATCGCGACCGACCCGAACCGCCCGCTGCTGACCTGGTATGACGACGCGACCGGCGAACGCACCGAACTCTCCGGCGCGACACTGGCGAACTGGGTGGCCAAGACGGCCAACCTGCTCGTCGACGAGCTGGCCCTCGGTCCCGACGCCACCGCGGCGGTGCTGCTGCCACCACACTGGCAGAGCGCGGCGGTGCTGCTCGGCTGCTGGTCGGCCGGGCTGACCGTCGCCGACCGGCCGGGCGAGGTGGACGTCCTCTTCGCCGCCACGGACCGCACCGCCGAGGCGGACGCCTGGTCGGCCGGCGACCGGTACGCCCTCGCCCTGCACCCCTTCGCGCTGCCGCTGCGGGAGGTGCCGGCGGGCTTCGCCGACTACGTCACCGAGGTACGCGCCCACGGTGACCACTTCGGGGCGTACCCGCCGGGTGGGCCGGACCACGCGGCGTTGCGGGACCGGGCGACCACCCGCGCCGCGGAGCTGGGGATCTCCCCGGGCGACCGCCTGCTCGTGGATGTCGACCGGCACCCGGACCCGCTCGACTGGCTGCTGGCACCGCTGAGCGCCGGTGCCACCCTGGTGCTCTGCGCCCACCCGGACCCGGCCCGCCTCGCCGACCGTCAGTCGACCGAGAGGGCCACCCGCACGATCGCCTGA